A single window of Helicobacter macacae MIT 99-5501 DNA harbors:
- a CDS encoding chemotaxis protein produces the protein MFSPTSGQHIGEQLYAINVFKVREIIYYDGEITETAGEKDGLVLGFLTVRGESMPLIDMRRWLYFSSNDPHRDLRPFSINSQKSLVVICHFSSQNIGLKILGVKRIINKNWGEITAGGEFGFDGESKVVATTKYDDGSVIQILDVERMVADAFPDMAESSKLEIDNLQRINTDKLILVAEDSKSASKALGLILEHLHVHYMTFANGEGLLDYLYSDGVATQVGAIITDLEMPKISGFEVLKRVKNTPESRHIPVIVNSSMSSDSNVEMAQKLGANAFISKSNPAEVEEYLRKFLI, from the coding sequence GTGTTTAGCCCTACTTCTGGGCAGCATATCGGCGAGCAACTCTATGCGATAAATGTATTTAAAGTGCGTGAAATCATCTACTATGACGGCGAAATAACAGAAACTGCGGGGGAAAAAGACGGGCTTGTGCTTGGATTTTTGACCGTGCGAGGGGAGTCTATGCCACTTATTGATATGCGCAGGTGGCTATACTTTAGCTCAAATGACCCGCATAGAGATTTGCGTCCCTTTTCGATAAACTCTCAAAAAAGCCTTGTGGTGATTTGCCATTTCTCAAGCCAAAATATAGGGCTTAAGATTTTGGGCGTGAAGCGAATCATCAACAAAAATTGGGGCGAAATCACAGCAGGCGGGGAGTTTGGGTTTGATGGGGAAAGCAAAGTCGTAGCCACGACAAAATACGATGACGGCTCGGTAATCCAAATCCTAGATGTCGAGCGAATGGTAGCTGATGCGTTTCCTGATATGGCAGAATCTAGCAAACTTGAAATCGACAATCTCCAACGCATAAACACTGATAAACTGATTTTAGTAGCAGAGGATTCCAAATCAGCTAGCAAGGCGTTGGGACTGATTTTGGAGCATTTGCATGTGCATTATATGACTTTTGCAAACGGCGAGGGACTGCTTGATTATTTGTATTCTGATGGTGTAGCTACCCAAGTGGGAGCTATCATAACTGACTTAGAAATGCCAAAAATATCGGGCTTTGAAGTGCTAAAGAGAGTCAAAAACACGCCAGAATCTAGACATATCCCTGTGATTGTAAACTCCTCTATGAGCAGTGATTCTAATGTCGAAATGGCTCAAAAGCTAGGCGCAAATGCCTTTATTTCTAAGTCAAATCCCGCCGAAGTCGAAGAATATCTGCGCAAGTTTTTAATCTAA
- the aspS gene encoding aspartate--tRNA ligase has protein sequence MQRTHLCAKVRENLIGQEVSVCGWCNSYRDHGGVVFIDLRDSSGLVQLVCDSTSTPQAYEIAQSVRDEFVLLARGKVRARGEGLENPKLETGKIEILIDALTIENRAKTPPILVNDENISDELKLKYRYLDLRSPKAFSIFKTRSDITMSARNSLQKMGFLEVETPILTKQTPEGARDYLVPSRIHDGEFYALPQSPQLFKQLLMISGFDRYFQIAKCFRDEDLRADRQPEFTQIDVEMSFCDENDVMSVCENLLADIFGALNLPIQTPFMKIPYSEAMEKYGSDKPDLRFELPLIEVGDLFVDSSNEIFASIAKDTHKNRFKALCVKGGDNFYSRKMLSEAEEFVRKFGAKGLAYIQIKDEPKGPLVKFISQENLASLLERVGAQQGDIIFFGAGDKKSIWDYMGRLRAKVAKDMGLINEEEFKFAWVVDFPMFERDENGAISALHHPFTMPKNLSSQNLAQYKSGSSDIEEIESIAYDVVLNGVELGGGSLRIHKNDMQQAVFDLLGISPDEAKEKFGFLLEALQYGAPPHGGFAIGLDRLTMLITRSSSIRDVIAFPKTQKAACPLTSAPSAVGEELLRELHIRLRNPQKNSLQ, from the coding sequence ATGCAAAGAACGCATTTATGCGCAAAAGTGAGAGAAAACCTCATCGGGCAAGAAGTGTCAGTATGTGGGTGGTGCAATAGTTATAGAGACCACGGAGGCGTGGTGTTTATTGATTTGCGTGATAGTAGTGGGTTAGTGCAGCTTGTGTGTGATTCTACCTCTACTCCGCAGGCTTATGAGATAGCCCAAAGCGTGCGTGATGAGTTTGTGCTTCTAGCTAGGGGCAAGGTAAGGGCGCGTGGCGAGGGACTAGAAAACCCCAAACTAGAGACAGGCAAAATAGAGATTCTAATTGATGCCCTAACTATCGAAAATCGCGCAAAAACCCCACCAATCCTTGTAAATGACGAAAATATCAGCGATGAGCTAAAGCTAAAATATCGCTACTTAGATTTGCGTAGCCCAAAGGCGTTTAGCATTTTTAAAACTCGCAGCGATATAACGATGAGCGCGAGAAATAGCCTGCAAAAAATGGGATTTTTAGAAGTGGAAACGCCGATACTGACAAAGCAAACTCCAGAGGGAGCGCGAGACTATCTCGTGCCTAGCAGAATCCACGATGGCGAATTCTACGCCCTGCCACAAAGCCCACAGCTTTTCAAACAACTTCTTATGATAAGCGGATTTGATAGATATTTCCAAATCGCAAAATGCTTTCGAGATGAGGATTTGAGAGCGGATAGGCAGCCAGAATTTACCCAAATCGATGTAGAGATGAGCTTTTGTGATGAAAATGATGTGATGAGCGTGTGTGAGAATCTGCTAGCTGATATTTTTGGTGCGCTAAATCTACCCATACAAACGCCGTTTATGAAAATCCCTTATAGCGAGGCTATGGAAAAATACGGCAGTGATAAGCCAGACTTGCGCTTTGAGCTACCACTCATAGAAGTTGGGGATTTGTTTGTGGATTCTAGCAATGAGATTTTTGCCTCTATCGCAAAAGATACGCACAAAAACCGCTTCAAAGCCTTGTGTGTAAAAGGCGGGGACAATTTTTACTCACGAAAAATGCTAAGCGAAGCAGAAGAGTTTGTGAGAAAATTTGGTGCAAAAGGCTTGGCATATATCCAAATCAAAGATGAGCCAAAAGGACCGCTTGTAAAATTCATAAGCCAAGAAAATCTAGCTTCATTGCTAGAGCGCGTGGGGGCACAGCAGGGGGATATTATATTTTTTGGCGCGGGGGATAAAAAAAGCATTTGGGATTATATGGGGCGATTGCGCGCAAAAGTGGCAAAAGATATGGGGCTAATCAATGAGGAAGAGTTCAAATTCGCGTGGGTGGTTGATTTCCCTATGTTTGAGAGAGATGAAAATGGTGCAATTTCCGCACTTCATCACCCTTTTACTATGCCAAAAAATCTCTCCAGCCAAAACCTAGCGCAATACAAGAGTGGCTCTAGCGATATAGAGGAAATAGAATCTATCGCCTATGATGTCGTGCTAAATGGCGTGGAGCTAGGAGGAGGAAGCCTTAGAATCCACAAAAACGATATGCAGCAAGCCGTGTTTGATTTGCTAGGGATTAGCCCAGATGAAGCAAAGGAGAAGTTTGGATTTTTGCTTGAAGCCTTGCAGTATGGTGCGCCACCACACGGAGGATTTGCTATCGGGCTAGATAGGCTTACTATGCTTATCACGCGCTCATCAAGTATCCGTGATGTCATCGCATTCCCCAAAACCCAAAAGGCAGCTTGCCCGCTTACTTCTGCGCCAAGTGCGGTGGGCGAAGAGCTATTGCGTGAGTTGCACATTCGCTTGCGCAATCCACAAAAAAATTCGCTACAATAG
- a CDS encoding adenylate kinase, which produces MKKLFLIIGAPGSGKTTDAQLIASKNPKTIVHYSTGDLLRDEVKRGSEQGKIIGKIIAKGNLVPLEIVVSTIISAMQKAPRDIILIDGYPRSVEQMQALHEKLESQNLVKLASVIEVSVSEAVARERVLGRARGADDNIEVFNNRMRVFLDPLKSIENFYGARKLLHKINGERTIEEIVAEMNAFVLETAKNLK; this is translated from the coding sequence ATGAAAAAGCTTTTTTTAATCATCGGTGCACCCGGCAGTGGCAAAACCACAGACGCGCAGCTAATCGCTAGCAAAAACCCAAAGACAATCGTGCATTATTCCACAGGCGACTTGCTAAGAGATGAAGTCAAGCGCGGAAGCGAACAAGGCAAAATCATCGGCAAAATCATCGCCAAAGGAAATCTAGTCCCGCTAGAAATAGTCGTAAGCACGATAATTTCAGCTATGCAAAAAGCACCAAGAGATATTATCCTAATTGATGGCTATCCTCGCAGTGTCGAGCAAATGCAAGCCCTGCACGAGAAGCTAGAATCCCAAAACCTAGTCAAACTCGCAAGCGTGATAGAGGTAAGCGTAAGTGAAGCAGTGGCAAGGGAGCGCGTGCTAGGCAGAGCTAGAGGAGCTGATGATAATATTGAGGTGTTTAACAACCGAATGAGAGTGTTTCTAGACCCGCTAAAAAGTATCGAGAACTTTTATGGAGCGCGAAAACTACTACACAAAATCAATGGCGAGCGAACCATAGAAGAGATAGTCGCTGAAATGAATGCCTTTGTCCTAGAGACAGCCAAAAATCTAAAATAA
- the ppa gene encoding inorganic diphosphatase, which produces MDISKIQVGKSPDSINAIIEIPYGSNIKYEVDKDSGAVVVDRVMYSAMFYPANYGFVPNTLADDGDPVDILVLNEYPLQAGSVIKTRLIGVLIMEDESGMDEKLLAVPTSKIDPRYDNIKSLQDLPKITLDRIKNFFETYKILEPNKWVKVKDYRDIKEAEAILQKAVANYKK; this is translated from the coding sequence ATGGACATCTCAAAAATCCAAGTAGGCAAAAGCCCTGATAGCATAAACGCAATAATCGAAATCCCTTATGGCTCAAACATAAAATACGAAGTAGACAAAGACTCTGGCGCAGTCGTAGTCGATAGGGTAATGTATAGTGCTATGTTTTATCCAGCCAACTATGGCTTTGTGCCAAATACTTTGGCAGATGATGGCGACCCTGTGGACATACTCGTGCTAAATGAATACCCCCTGCAAGCAGGAAGCGTGATAAAAACCCGACTAATCGGCGTGCTGATAATGGAAGATGAAAGCGGAATGGATGAGAAACTACTAGCCGTGCCTACAAGCAAAATCGACCCACGATATGACAACATCAAAAGCCTGCAGGATTTGCCAAAAATCACACTTGATAGAATCAAAAACTTCTTTGAGACTTACAAAATCCTAGAGCCAAACAAATGGGTAAAAGTCAAAGATTATCGCGACATAAAAGAAGCTGAAGCGATACTCCAAAAAGCAGTGGCAAACTACAAAAAGTAA
- a CDS encoding SEL1-like repeat protein has product MKKVLLVFCVIVSINVANGKCPYFCHTYMSPTCEDAINECKKEDTVESLERAISFCKKLYHSCNHDDMSKLKKRKSELAAQQEQDRYAKCRNGNADACFDIGYEEFEKCNAFENCENPSEALTYFSKSCNLKHKVGCFNTAMILEQNLFFKNPTKAQEYYRKSCNMGYEPACFKVK; this is encoded by the coding sequence ATGAAAAAAGTGTTGTTGGTATTTTGTGTGATTGTAAGTATAAATGTAGCAAATGGGAAATGTCCTTATTTTTGTCATACTTATATGTCTCCTACTTGTGAGGACGCAATAAATGAATGTAAGAAAGAAGATACGGTAGAATCGTTGGAAAGAGCAATCTCATTTTGCAAAAAATTATATCATTCGTGTAATCATGATGATATGAGCAAATTAAAAAAACGAAAAAGTGAATTAGCTGCCCAACAAGAACAAGATAGATACGCTAAATGTCGCAATGGTAATGCAGATGCTTGCTTTGATATAGGCTATGAAGAGTTTGAAAAATGTAATGCGTTTGAAAATTGTGAAAATCCAAGTGAAGCACTTACATATTTCTCAAAATCGTGCAATCTAAAACACAAAGTAGGCTGCTTCAATACAGCTATGATACTAGAGCAAAATCTGTTTTTCAAAAACCCCACAAAAGCGCAGGAGTATTATAGAAAGTCTTGCAATATGGGCTATGAGCCAGCTTGCTTCAAGGTTAAATAA